The Chloracidobacterium sp. genomic sequence TGGGCGGCCTCCGCTCGTCGGCCCACGGATGATCTCGTACGAACTCGCATTAGGAGCATCCGTTCTCGGCGTTGTGATGCTCTCAGGCACTCTGGATCTGAACAGCATCGTCTTCGCTCAGATACATTCGCCGTTCCATTGGTTTATCATCCCGCAGTTCATCGGTTTCGTAGTGTTTTTGATCTCTGCTTTTGCGGAGACAAACCGCACCCCGTTTGACCTGCCGGAGAGCTGAGACAGGTTAGTGGCGGGATTTCATACCGAGAATATTCGTCCGCT encodes the following:
- a CDS encoding NADH-quinone oxidoreductase subunit H, with amino-acid sequence MISYELALGASVLGVVMLSGTLDLNSIVFAQIHSPFHWFIIPQFIGFVVFLISAFAETNRTPFDLPES